In Aspergillus fumigatus Af293 chromosome 4, whole genome shotgun sequence, one genomic interval encodes:
- the ricA gene encoding synembryn — translation MMADKSKEVTELLKTLENDLNDRSLTSAQKTERLLRLREYGTNPSNAGLIYSEWGMKILGRYGVEGETPDVRRAALRCVANALLLDDKMRQIFADTGYGSKLAEMLKCDNSEDEMVISRILFICTYDTTMDYEQLIKNHSLGDNVNYQIIRHAKQFPKSGKKPLVQIDELALTDTLKLIFNVSKVYPDLSATFSPSIPYIFKIISRIDIPPKPLDGLLGYLLNCLSTLDLENKKGKHFESSPIFPTFNQNCNVDKLINILDQAVSAYDAQDLATKAIPLLHTLVTIYEVAPDGPRKYMQWLLLPEDSDRKQPIGKSDTLSSKLLRLSTTPYQNLKIAISELMFVLSGKDAENLTKNIGYGFAAGLLASRGIEIPQSASEAFATNSNSFDPEINPITGQRWDAEKQDTGPPMSREEKEREAERLFVLFERARATGVLNVENPVRQAVESGRFEELPDSDESD, via the exons ATGATGGCAG ACAAATCGAAAGAGGTAACGGAGCTTTTGAAAACGCTTGAGAATGATCTCAACGACAGGTCTCTCACATCTGCCC AAAAGACTGAGAGACTCCTTCGTCTAAGAGAATATGGCACAAACCCAAGCAATGCGGGACTCATCTATTCTGAGTGG GGTATGAAAATACTGGGTAGATACGGAGTTGAGGGAGAGACGCCAGACGTGCGTCGCGCGGCACTGCGCTGCGTCGCGAACGCCCTTCTACTGGATGACAAAATGCGTCAGATTTTCGCAGACACAGGATATGGAAGCAAATTAGCTGAGATGCTCAAG TGTGATAACTCGGAAGATGAGATGGTCATCAGCCGTATTCTGTTCATATGTACTTATGACACTACCATGGACTATGAGCAGCTTATCAAGAATCACTCACTGGGTGATAATGTCAATTAC CAAATAATTCGGCATGCAAAGCAATTTCCCAAGTCTGGCAAAAAGCCTCTGGTTCAAATTGACGAGCTGGCACTCACTGACACGTTGAAGTTGATATTCAACGTCTCAAAGGTCTATCCAGATCTTTCCGCAACCTTCTCTCCTTCTATTCCTTATATATTCAAGATCATTAGCCGCATTGACATTCCGCCTAAACCTCTAGACGGCTTATTGGGATACCTCCTCAACTGCCTGTCAACTCTCGATCTCGAGAATAAGAAGGGAAAGCACTTCGAGAGCAGTCCCATCTTCCCGACGTTCAACCAAAACTGCAACGTTGACAAGCTCATCAACATTCTTGATCAAGCAGTATCTGCATATGACGCCCAGGACCTCGCAACGAAGGCCATCCCTCTTCTCCACACACTTGTGACCATCTACGAAGTGGCACCTGATGGGCCACGTAAATACATGCAGTGGCTCCTCCTGCCGGAAGACAGTGATAGAAAACAGCCAATTGGCAAATCAGATACGCTATCTTCCAAGCTGCTGCGACTGTCAACCACGCCATACCAGAATCTGAAAATCGCGATCTCCGAGCTCATGTTCGTTCTCTCCGGCAAAGACGCAGAGAACCTGACAAAGAACATCGGATACGGTTTTGCCGCCGGATTGCTAGCCTCTCGTGGTATTGAGATACCACAATCTGCGAGTGAAGCTTTTGCAACCAATTCGAATAGCTTCGACCCAGAGATTAACCCTATCACTGGCCAACGATGGGATGCCGAGAAACAGGACACGGGCCCGCCAATGTCcagagaggagaaggaaagggaagCAGAGAGGTTATTCGTGCTTTTTGAGAG AGCCAGAGCTACTGGCGTTTTGAATGTTGAAAATCCAGTCAGACAGGCTGTTGAGAGCGGACGGTTCGAGGAGTTGCCTGACTCTGATGAAAGCGACTGA
- a CDS encoding prefoldin-like protein produces the protein MGVPDSHLQDLERQRLELENNILKLQESLYHWRTWEAEYDGLKEEISNLDDDATTSDFLRIGRNFGGTLVNEDEVRVILGEKQGVTRSRQQVIDLISRRIDYVKENVATMEKRLRKAESQLYALETSEQLPSEPFADYQMTEIMEELDDDGNVISSSTSTPGKQAPELLEILKKAGVKDIPEVPKRKDTENATLPVDAEDDRAGGAEEIQSRDPRDHQAEKRDESVAPSKSVAETPEEQPITDIDEPPEDAELRREMLRYSLDEVGAVVAELELDEDADEVSVDDEYDYDYDDDEEEEEDEFGRTRPVLDEDYHRQMRELEKKLNAKGLWNVGKDTTSLPEDIQKELERPAVVRIEKSDNSVDTVMKESKPKKKVAFAEELDIAPAPKPAVPEKKTLPPKQPEVPAMADSIVERIQQNGKTPAASSGPKKASRFKSARKATTEEMPSVVPPINSIRASDLRSSHRKPMVPTPDSIPLFPAKPRQPKPFSQPISDIIEKPNPPPQPEGTKGKVLADTLVERTVSEGAAVAPEPDELDEQLHRKEIATEFYRMRNRKIQQNGGFLDDEPEMVPIDTDEAPKRVSKFKAARMRQS, from the coding sequence ATGGGCGTGCCAGACAGCCACTTACAAGACCTCGAGCGTCAGCGCCTCGAACTCGAAAACAATATTTTGAAACTTCAGGAGTCGTTGTATCATTGGCGGACATGGGAGGCCGAGTACGACGGGTTGAAGGAGGAAATCAGCAATCTAGACGACGATGCTACGACTAGTGATTTTCTCCGGATAGGCCGCAACTTCGGCGGGACGCTGGTCAATGAAGACGAAGTCAGGGTGATTCTGGGCGAGAAACAAGGTGTGACACGATCGAGGCAACAAGTTATCGATTTGATATCGAGGCGGATTGACTACGTGAAGGAAAATGTTGCGACGATGGAAAAGAGGCTGCGCAAAGCTGAGTCTCAGCTTTATGCACTGGAAACTTCCGAACAACTTCCCTCAGAACCTTTTGCGGATTATCAAATGACGGAGATCATGGAGGAActtgatgacgatggcaatgTGATTTCCAGCTCAACCTCGACGCCTGGGAAACAGGCCCCGGAACTCCTGGAAATTCTGAAAAAGGCCGGTGTGAAGGACATACCAGAGGTCCCCAAGCGGAAAGATACAGAAAATGCCACACTACCTGTcgatgctgaggatgatcGGGCTGGTGGGGCTGAAGAAATTCAATCTCGTGACCCCAGGGATCACCAGGCCGAAAAACGGGATGAGAGTGTCGCACCTTCAAAGTCGGTAGCGGAGACGCCAGAGGAGCAGCCCATCACCGATATCGATGAGCCACCAGAAGACGCAGAACTACGCCGCGAGATGCTACGATACAGCTTGGATGAAGTCGGAGCTGTCGTTGCCGAGCTTGAGCTAGACGAAGATGCGGACGAAGTCTCTGTTGACGATGaatatgattatgattatgatgacgatgaggaagaggaagaggacgaatTTGGAAGGACGCGTCCTGTCCTAGATGAAGACTATCATCGGCAGATGCGGGAGCTAGAGAAGAAGTTGAACGCCAAGGGCTTGTGGAACGTGGGCAAAGATACCACTTCCCTTCCAGAGGATATTCAGAAGGAGCTTGAACGACCTGCTGTTGTTCGCATCGAGAAATCCGACAATTCTGTTGATACGGTGATGAAGGAGAGCAAgccgaagaaaaaggttGCTTTTGCCGAAGAGCTGGATATTGCTCCTGCCCCTAAACCTGCTGttcccgagaagaagactcTTCCACCCAAGCAGCCTGAAGTGCCCGCAATGGCGGACTCAATTGTTGAACGCATCCAGCAGAACGGAAAGACACCAGCGGCAAGTAGCGGTCCAAAGAAGGCCTCGCGCTTCAAGAGTGCCAGGAAAGCAACCACGGAAGAGATGCCTAGCGTTGTTCCTCCGATTAACAGCATCCGAGCCTCAGATCTCCGCTCATCCCATCGCAAGCCCATGGTCCCAACACCAGATTCCATTCCCCTCTTCCCCGCCAAACCAAGGCAACCCAAACCATTCTCACAGCCGATTTCGGACATCATTGAAAAGCCAAACCCGCCCCCTCAACCCGAAGGTACGAAGGGGAAGGTCCTCGCAGACACTCTTGTCGAGCGAACCGTCTCAGAAGGAGCCGCGGTCGCTCCCGAGCCAGACGAGCTCGACGAGCAGCTGCACAGGAAAGAAATCGCGACGGAGTTCTACAGGATGCGAAACCGGAAGATCCAGCAGAACGGCGGGTTCCTGGACGATGAGCCTGAGATGGTTCCCATAGACACCGATGAAGCCCCCAAGCGCGTGAGCAAGTTCAAAGCCGCGCGGATGAGGCAATCATAG
- a CDS encoding putative choline transport protein, producing the protein MDDARLEAALGHKQELKRHFDLVSLVSLGIVIAKYVKHKASRLYSLLICSRSAWALTGGTIVAALQDGGPMAILYGLILVSVFYTLISASLSELASSMPSAGGVYYWASVSNQEYGRFVGFLTGYLNACAWLLSAASISSMLGNEVVVMYMLLNPGSQWHSWQVFIVFQLLAWICCAVVCFGNRFIPRLNRFALVLSMCGLLVTIIVLTVMPRKHASNTEVWRRYHNNTGGWSDGVCFLIGLINPAFSVGVPDCITHLSEEVMKPQIRVPQGTMLQMLTAFVTTFVYLIALFYSIENLDTVLHSEFSSFPTAEIYRQATGSRQGAVGLVAVLFVTAFPTLVGVYITGGRMWWSLARDKATPFASYFSNVHPTQKNPVRATVAMAGMVSFLGCIYISSTTAFQALLSSYVVLSTLSYLGAILPHVLTGRKTIVPGPFYMGRKTGLVVNGLAVVYILVTIVLFCFPITLPVTVHNMNYSSVIAVGLVTLTALWWVVRGRHDYRGPQYSVEIAQDLPAVLETENKGLSEQKAA; encoded by the exons ATGGACGATGCACGTTTAGAGGCTGCCTTAGGCCACAAACAAGAACTGAAAAGGCATTTTGATCTCGTCAGCTTGGTCAGTCTCGGTATTGTCATTGCGAAGTACGTCAAGCACAAGGCTAGCCGTCTGTACAGTTTGCTGATATGTTCACGTAGCGCCTGGGCCCTTACTGGAGGAACGATCGTTGCAGCTCTACAAGATGGAGGCCCCATGGCAATACTGTACGGCCTCATACTTGTCAGTGTATTCTATACACTCATATCCGCATCCCTGTCCGAGCTGGCATCTTCCATGCCATCGGCCGGAGGTGTCTATTATTGGGCATCAGTGTCGAACCAAGAATACGGTCGGTTTGTTGGCTTTTTAACGGGTTACCTGAATGCTTGTGCCTGGCTTCTGTCGGCTGCGTCGATTAGCTCCATGCTCGGAAATGAGGTTGTGGTCATGTATATGCTCCTCAATCCCGGCTCGCAGTGGCATTCGTGGCAGGTGTTCATCGTTTTCCAATTGCTCGCTTGGATATGTTGTGCAGTGGTTTGTTTTGGGAATAGATTCATCCCTAGGTTGAATCGATTTGCTCTTGTTCTCTCAATGTGTGGCCTATTGGTGACGATCATTGTCCTCACAGTCATGCCGAGAAAGCACGCAAGCAATACTGAGGTTTGGAGAAGATATCACAACAACACCGGCGGATGGTCGGATGGTGTTTGTTTCCTAATAGGACTGATCAACCCGGCCTTCTCAGTTGGAGTCCCTGACTGCATCACTCATCTTTCCGAAGAAG TTATGAAGCCCCAAATTAGAGTCCCTCAAGGAACGATGCTCCAGATGTTAACTGCCTTCGTCACCACTTTTGTCTACCTGATTGCGTTGTTCTACTCCATTGAGAACCTCGATACGGTCTTACATAGCGAGTTCTCGTCGTTCCCAACAGCAGAAATCTACCGACAAGCCACAGGATCTAGGCAGGGTGCAGTCGGACTGGTTGCGGTGCTCTTCGTGACTGCGTTTCCAACCCTAGTTGGAGTCTACATCACTGGAGGTCGCATGTGGTGGAGTCTTGCTCGAGACAAGGCAACGCCTTTCGCCTCATACTTCAGTAATGTTCATCCAACACAGAAGAATCCCGTCCGGGCCACTGTAGCTATGGCTGGTATGGTGAGTTTCCTGGGTTGCATATACATAAGCAGTACTACCGCGTTCCAAGCACTGCTATCGTCCTATGTCGTGCTGAGCACCCTGTCCTATCTAGGGGCTATTCTGCCCCATGTACTGACAGGTCGGAAGACTATAGTGCCTGGACCTTTCTACATGGGAAGAAAGACGGGCTTGGTAGTGAACGGATTGGCTGTGGTCTATATTCTTGTTACGATTGTCCTCTTTTGCTTTCCAATCACCCTCCCGGTCACAGTTCACAACATGAACTATTCAAGTGTTATTGCTGTAGGACTGGTCACTTTGACTGCGTTATGGTGGGTTGTTCGTGGGAGACACGATTACAGGGGCCCGCAGTACAGTGTCGAAATCGCACAAGATCTTCCTGCCGTGTTGGAAACAGAGAATAAAGGACTGTCCGAACAGAAGGCTGCCTGA
- a CDS encoding aldo/keto reductase gives MSVAGSQHVLQTGLASGMSATEGPMHSPHPNPVDPKMSEESYVLPSEIIPDSRARITLRGKAHDVLVPYICIGAWSWGDKATWKYDAERDLPRIRAAWSKLRQVGLTFVDTAPAYGDGDSERICGQLFKDMRREEFIIQTKWMSWPDPTNVFLQSHGPENELRSSLERLGLEHVDVYLVHGPIHLSMISTVAQGLANCVNSGLARTVGVANYDRDDMIKMADELDKHGVPLAVNQCEYSVIRRHPEVHGLIRECRQRGIVFQGYASLGEGRLSNKYSRFHEPPRTYRFSSYPMHMLEPTLSVLEQIAEERRVPVAAVALNFSINKGVLSLVGIRSGEQAEQDMQALGWRLTPEEMRRIESVSIEGHTTVLWQHG, from the coding sequence ATGTCAGTTGCAGGAAGCCAGCATGTCTTGCAGACAGGGCTGGCATCTGGTATGTCCGCTACAGAAGGGCCAATGCACTCGCCCCACCCGAATCCCGTTGACCCCAAGATGAGTGAGGAGTCTTATGTGCTGCCCAGTGAGATCATACCAGACTCGAGGGCCCGAATCACACTGCGGGGAAAGGCCCACGATGTTCTAGTGCCTTATATATGCATCGGTGCCTGGTCCTGGGGCGATAAAGCCACGTGGAAATACGATGCAGAACGTGACCTTCCGAGGATCCGAGCCGCTTGGTCGAAGTTGCGACAGGTCGGGTTAACTTTTGTTGACACGGCCCCTGCGTATGGCGACGGAGACAGCGAGCGTATCTGTGGCCAGCTGTTCAAGGACATGAGGCGGGAGGAATTCATCATACAGACAAAGTGGATGTCATGGCCAGACCCGACAAACGTCTTTCTCCAATCGCACGGTCCGGAAAACGAACTCAGAAGCTCGTTGGAAAGGCTTGGCCTTGAACATGTGGATGTGTACCTTGTCCATGGACCAATTCACCTTAGCATGATATCGACTGTCGCGCAGGGTCTTGCAAACTGCGTCAACAGTGGGTTGGCACGTACCGTTGGCGTTGCCAATTATGATAGAGACGATATGATCAAAATGGCCGATGAGCTCGACAAGCATGGCGTTCCCCTGGCGGTCAATCAATGCGAGTACTCCGTCATTAGAAGACATCCAGAAGTTCATGGATTAATCCGCGAATGCCGCCAGAGAGGAATCGTCTTCCAGGGATATGCATCACTGGGAGAGGGCCGCCTGTCGAATAAGTACTCTCGATTCCATGAGCCTCCGCGGACTTATCGTTTCAGTAGCTATCCAATGCATATGCTTGAGCCAACCCTGAGCGTGCTTGAGCAAATCGCTGAAGAAAGGCGTGTCCCTGTGGCCGCTGTGGCATTGAATTTCAGTATCAATAAGGGAGTTCTTTCTCTGGTGGGAATCCGAAGTGGTGAGCAAGCGGAGCAGGACATGCAGGCTCTAGGCTGGCGCCTGACACCAGAAGAGATGCGACGGATTGAGTCTGTCAGTATCGAGGGACATACCACGGTACTGTGGCAGCATGGTTAG
- a CDS encoding D-hexose-6-phosphate mutarotase, which produces MERPNKPSAIGVAASLPQPTITFRQNKIEATLPTGESVTVHLYGATVTSWKLANGREQLFMSETAHLDGSKPIRGGIPVVFPVFGPPPPNHATSSLPQHGFARNSNWEFLGKSSSESLGKKDSDDSVKLDFGLSHTMLSEEFRKAWPYEFGLLYSVTLSKEGLETSLQVQNKGNQNFDFQVLMHTYLSIDDISQIRVKNLESKTYIDKTQNATTHTENSPALEIDKETDRVYRALDPKVPIIVASAADDKPIFSVTREGLNDVVVWNPWIEKAKGMADFSPDDAYKKMICIEAGSVASWQTLEAGESWEGSQSIRPRL; this is translated from the exons ATGGAGCGGCCGAACAAGCCCTCAGCCATTGGTGTGGCTGCATCACTACCCCAGCCCACCATCACCTTCCGCCAAAACAAGATCGAGGCCACCTTGCCCACCGGCGAGTCAGTCACCGTTCACTTATATGGAGCAACTGTCACCTCGTGGAAGCTTGCAAATGGACGGGAACAGTTGTTTATGAGTGAAACGGCTCATTTGGATGGCTCTAAGCCTATCCGTGGTGGCATTCCCGTTGTGTTTCCT GTCTTtggccctcctcctcccaaCCACGCTACCTCCTCCCTCCCACAGCATGGCTTTGCGCGCAACTCCAATTGGGAGTTCCTAGGCAAGTCTTCGTCCGAATCGCTAGGAAAGAAGGACAGTGATGATTCAGTCAAGCTCGACTTTGGTCTGTCTCATACTATGCTGAGCGAGGAATTCCGGAAGGCTTGGCCGTATGAGTTCGGCCTTTTGTACAGTGTCACCTTGAGCAAGGAAGGTCTGGAAACATCCCTGCAAGTACAGAACAAGGGCAATCAGAATTTCGACTTCCAGGTTCTGATGCACACCTATCTCAGCATTGAT GATATCTCGCAAATCCGGGTTAAGAACCTCGAATCCAAAACCTACATCGATAAGACCCAAAACGCTACTACGCACACTGAGAACTCGCCTGCATTGGAGATCGACAAGGAGACAGATCGTGTGTACAGAGCATTGGACCCTAAGGTTCCCATCATCGTGGCATCTGCCGCTGACGACAAGCCTATTTTCTCTGTTACACGCGAGGGATTGAACGATGTCGTTGTCTGGAACCCGTGGATCGAAAAGGCAAAGGGCATGGCCGATTTTTCCCCGGATGATGCATACAAGAAAATGATTTGCATCGAGGCTGGTTCCGTTGCTAGCTGGCAGACTTTGGAGGCTGGCGAGTCCTGGGAGGGAAGCCAGTCAATCCGCCCGAGACTGTAG
- a CDS encoding putative RING finger protein, translating into MRGWLLATRVLTCLNSLGVPKVGRSKVESSSATPLGYIAPPIVVFLFLLVWAVITIRYRSHRREAETRRLYFLGRTILADVDINRQFPLAKLSIWRALHRGKQALGAESDVPDPILCSICMEQLRDDEDVRPLPCEHIFHPECVDPWLTRYHTSCPLCRVSLVEDDGKLDLEDGRPPRLLTLPMPPQPALIGFAGRFGWSVFLSLRDFMCPVIAVCLAADGSIRGIATGVTE; encoded by the exons ATGCGGGGTTGGCTCTTGGCCACGAGGGTGTTGACTTGCTTGAATAGTCTGGGAGTTCCTAAAGTCGGGAGATCAAAGG TCGAGTCCTCGTCTGCAACTCCTCTGGGATATATTGCACCTCCGATCGTTGTGTTTCTATTCCTCCTTGTCTG GGCCGTGATCACCATAAGATATCGAAGCCACAGACGGGAGGCAGAAACAAGGCGTCTCTACTTCCTGGGAAGGACAATACTAGCTGATGTCGATATCAACAGACAGTTCCCCCTTGCCAAGCTCAGTATCTGGAGGGCGCTGCACCGAGGAAAGCAAGCACTTGGGGCAGAGAGCGACGTCCCGGATCCGATCCTGTGCTCTATTTGCATGGAACAGCTcagggatgatgaggacgtCCGGCCGCTTCCTTGCGAGCATATTTTCCATCCAGAGTGCGTGGATCCGTGGCTGACGAGATATCATACCTCGTGTCCTTTGTGCAGAGTCAGCTTGGTAGAAGATGACGGCAAGTTGGATCTAGAGGATGGGAGGCCACCTCGGCTCTTGACTCTGCCTATGCCTCCCCAGCCGGCGTTGATCGGTTTTGCAGGGCGATTCGG GTGGTcagtctttctctctttgcGTGATTTCATGTGTCCTGTAATTGCGGTTTGCTTAGCAGCAGATGGGTCTATTCGTGGTATTGCGACAGGCGTCACAGAATGA
- a CDS encoding TFIIH/NER complex subunit TFB3, translated as MPPARDALAHRRDEDEVCPVCKSSRYLNPDMRFLINPECYHKMCESCVDRIFSSGPANCPVAGCHRTLRKNRFRKQTFEDIGVEREVDIRRRVMSILNRREEEFDSKRAWDDFLEQREEIIANLVHGTDVAKTEADLQKYAQENMNSIRANRALEVQEATSFQEQQTQEQELARIRREEARQEYENERREVIAGREDYLARLASGKPGDAATIARESHKVLLKKSSARRSEEERIRQKQAALRSSELKKLGQAATTADRAGPADTGLIKGLKKIKTPEPEKAYDPFGGFIPNKRDYYTLRDHYPSSYLDPIRQDTRMQAGGYDLREYYSRTLLEAFAGLGCFIDEEVSKRDATSKLANAKPVATEGAAMAAVSSSKVAT; from the exons ATGCCTCCTGCTCGCGATGCCCTCGCCCATCGCAGGGATGAAGATG AGGTCTGTCCAGTTTGCAAATCGTCCCGCTACTTAAACCCGGATATGCGATTTCTCATCAATCCAGAATGCTACCATAAGATGTGCGAGTCATGTGTGGATCGGATTTTCTCCTCGGGTCCTGCCAACTGCCCTGTCGCGGGATGCCATAGGACTTTGCGAAAGAATCGATTCAGAAAGCAGACATTTGAGGATATCGGAGTCGAAAGGGAGGTGGATATACGGCGCCGAGTGATGTCGAT TCTGAATCGCCGCGAGGAGGAGTTCGACTCGAAACGGGCCTGGGATGATTTCCTTGAACAACGTGAAGAAATTATCGCAAATCTCGTCCATGGTACAGACGTAGCGAAGACGGAGGCAGATCTCCAGAAATACGCGCAAGAGAACATGAACTCTATTCGGGCCAACCGTGCTCTCGAAGTCCAGGAGGCGACTTCTTTCCAAGAACAGCAGACACAGGAACAAGAGCTCGCACGAATCCGCCGGGAGGAAGCAAGACAAGAATACGAAAACGAGCGACGAGAAGTTATCGCTGGCCGAGAAGACTATCTCGCTCGGCTCGCATCAGGGAAACCAGGCGATGCCGCCACCATCGCCCGGGAGAGCCACAAAGTCCTCCTCAAGAAATCATCTGCGCGGCGTAGCGAGGAAGAGCGAATCCGTCAGAAGCAGGCAGCCCTGCGCAGCTCGGAGCTCAAGAAACTCGGCCAGGCTGCAACCACTGCTGACCGCGCCGGTCCAGCAGACACAGGTCTCATCAAGGGTCTCAAGAAGATTAAGACCCCGGAGCCCGAGAAGGCCTACGATCCATTTGGCGGTTTCATACCCAATAAGCGCGACTACTATACCCTGCGCGATCACTACCCATCCAGTTACCTTGACCCAATCAGGCAGGACACCCGAATGCAGGCTGGCGGGTACGATTTACGTGAATATTATTCTCGTACCCTACTCGAGGCGTTTGCAGGCTTAGGATGCTTTATCGATGAGGAAGTATCTAAACGCGATGCTACGAGCAAACTTGCGAACGCAAAGCCTGTGGCCACTGAGGGGGCAGCAATGGCTGCTGTATCCAGCTCTAAGGTAGCAACATGA
- a CDS encoding protein kinase IKS1 produces the protein MAEDGMSIVPYGSSNFDVVLRHNDSVVVFDRDSQQLVLRNASDSHAGLELTDCPYCHRPLRESNAGQEGHHASPQPEFVNPDYFRMLHNSLPSSADSSTPPSPRRRLVQPALADGSTSEPTPSISGTQGISSAAFTQNYFKKFFVEERILGKGGKGVVLLVKHVLDGVSLGHYACKRVPVGDDHEWLEKVLGEVQLLQHLSHQNLVSYRHVWLENAKISTFGPSVPCAFILQQYCNAGDLHNYICGSVQDTTTPQQLKARLRRKSKGEPEPQVDLGGPRKLNFEQIYSFFKDITSGLRHLHVNGYIHRDLKPNNCLLHETSDGLRVLVSDFGEVQAQDTTRLSTGATGTVSYCAPEVLRREYPGGPFGNFTFKSDIFSLGMILHFLCFAELPYRNADLIHEEKEDLDQLRAEISQWTGFDDERRLRPDLPEKLYTFLKRLLSVDPDRRPTADEVLSGIQAGVNGNEHFRFRRSSSTSPDPRTNSRIHSVDSPDVSSVGRSLSPRNTLAGSPVALRCSPNYEPNSAVLEAASVANSNVTEERDSLNSERELMIRPRFSATPPPMQDHIDRDKQTNENRDTRPLQHLLPPPPTRHFLARLFGVVSSHRLPVMPFLPLSLFFVKVVSVFQPCAPLAVNPWVLYPLLLLAGFILRSRSLLAHFIALGVHIVIVSLSMRFHKLCLWQAPGEAMLL, from the exons ATGGCGGAAGACGGCATGTCTATTGTTCCCTACGGATCTTCTAACTTTGACGTTGTGCT GCGTCACAACGATTcagtcgtcgtcttcgaccGAGACTCCCAGCAGCTGGTACTGCGGAACGCTTCTGACAGCCATGCGGGCCTTGAATTGACCGACTGTCCGTATTGCCATCGACCGCTTCGCGAGAGCAATGCAGGTCAAGAAGGGCACCATGCTAGTCCTCAGCCAGAATTTGTCAACCCGGACTACTTTCGCATGCTTCATAATAGCTTGCCTAGCTCCGCGGACTCGTCAACACccccatctcctcgtcggcgtTTGGTTCAACCTGCTCTTGCCGATGGGTCCACGAGCGAGCCAACTCCGTCCATAAGTGGAACGCAGGGGATATCCTCCGCCGCATTTACCCAGAATTACTTCAAAAAGTTTTTCGTTGAAGAGAGAATTCTAGGGAAAGGTGGAAAGGGTGTGGTGCTTCTCGTGAAGCATGTGCTTGATGGTGTATCGTTGGGACACTACGCTTGCAAACGTGTTCCAGTTGGTGACGATCACGAATGGTTGGAAAAGGTTCTGGGCGAGGTCCAACTATTACAACATTTATCGCATCAGAACCTCGTATCCTATCGGCACGTATGGCTTGAGAACGCTAAAATCAGCACCTTTGGGCCAAGTGTGCCGTGTGCGTTTATCCTGCAACAATACTGTAACGCCGGGGATCTACACAACTATATTTGTGGCTCAGTGCAAGATACGACTACGCCACAGCAATTAAAGGCGCGCCTGCGGAGAAAATCCAAGGGAGAGCCGGAACCTCAGGTTGACCTGGGCGGACCTCGCAAGCTAAATTTCGAGCAGATTTATTCGTTCTTCAAGGACATCACATCCGGCCTCCGTCATTTGCATGTGAATGGTTATATTCACCGGGATCTTAAACCTAATAACTGCTTGCTTCATGAAACGAGCGATGGTCTACGGGTGTTGGTCAGTGACTTCGGCGAGGTCCAGGCTCAGGATACCACCCGATTGTCAACTGGGGCAACCGGAACCGTTTCATATTGTGCACCGGAAGTCCTACGACGAGAGTACCCTGGAGGACCATTTGGCAATTTCACGTTCAAGTCAGATATCTTCTCCTTGGGGATGATACTCCATTTCCTATGTTTTGCGGAACTTCCTTACCGCAATGCTGACCTGATTcacgaggagaaagaggatcTTGATCAACTTCGTGCTGAGATTAGCCAGTGGACAGGGTTTGATGACGAACGTAGACTGCGACCGGACTTGCCTGAGAAGCTCTATACTTTTCTCAAACGTCTCTTATCTGTGGACCCCGACCGACGGCCAACTGCGGATGAAGTCTTGAGTGGCATTCAGGCCGGTGTCAACGGCAATGAGCATTTCCGGTTCAGGAGATCTAGCTCCACGAGTCCCGACCCTCGTACCAACTCAAGGATTCATTCAGTCGATAGCCCTGACGTCTCGTCGGTGGGCCGATCTCTCTCTCCAAGGAATACACTCGCTGGAAGCCCAGTGGCTCTACGGTGCAGCCCTAACTATGAACCCAACAGCGCCGTCCTTGAGGCAGCGTCTGTTGCCAATAGCAATGTGACAGAGGAAAGAGACTCTCTCAACTCCGAGCGAGAGCTGATGATCCGACCCAGGTTTTCTGCTACCCCTCCGCCTATGCAGGATCATATCGACCGTGATAAACAGACAAATGAGAATCGAGATACTCGTCCCCTACAGCATTTGCTACCTCCTCCGCCAACTCGTCATTTCCTGGCAAGGCTCTTCGGAGTAGTCTCGTCTCATCGATTGCCTGTTATGCCATTTCTGCCCCTATCTTTATTTTTCGTGAAGGTCGTTTCAGTTTTTCAGCCGTGTGCTCCTTTAGCTGTCAACCCTTGGGTCCTCTACCCCTTGCTTCTACTTGCGGGGTTCATTCTGCGGTCCCGCAGTTTACTGGCACACTTCATCGCTCTTGGTGTCCACATTGTCATTGTAAGCCTCAGCATGCGATTCCATAAATTGTGTCTCTGGCAAGCCCCTGGAGAGGCAATGCTTCTTTGA